A genomic region of Peromyscus eremicus chromosome 19, PerEre_H2_v1, whole genome shotgun sequence contains the following coding sequences:
- the Mbd1 gene encoding methyl-CpG-binding domain protein 1 isoform X2 codes for MAEDWQDCPALGPGWKRREAFRKSGASCGRSDIYYQSPTGEKIRSKVELTRYLGPACDLTLFDFRQGILCYPVPKTHPLPAPSKKKKKPSKPAKAKKRQVGPQKSETRKETPRKEHKAGTSAAVGSGSATGTGTAPASLPALGCCENCGIRLSWDGIKRQRLKALCKDCRAQRIAFNREQRMFRRVGCGECTACLVKEDCGACSICRLQLPHDVASELFCKCERRRCLRIVEKSRGCGVCRGCQTQEDCGRCRVCLRPARPGLKRQWRCLQRRCFWHFAHRFRGHPQGCHQCPPQVVVPPTGKRDRRKGASKVAARHPSRAQPLPPLPASQHPEPTELHISDLAPTSPAEFIYYCVDEDELPYTNHRQNRKCGACAACLRRMDCGHCDFCCDKPKFGGSNQKRQKCRWRQCLQFAMKRLLPSTGSGSEEGAGLPPCHPCRKRPGSSRRLHLRSPSKAPLAVLTTPPGPAQASAKQQAGRGFVLSPPDTDFVFLQEGAGSPVQVPGPAAASSEAPLQEAQCCAQSWGVAMPQVKQEKTDAPEEWTAGTAFLTSSALQPGYPSKALDSDLPPVKQEPPGPEEDREENREDYISESAPEEEAGGVGTPVITEIFSLGGTRLRDAAAWLPRLHKLLAVNENEYFTELQLKEEIL; via the exons ATGGCTGAGGACTGGCAAGACTGCCCAGCCCTGGGCCCTGGCTGGAAGCGACGTGAGGCCTTTCGAAAGTCAGGGGCCTCTTGTGGACGCTCAGACATCTATTATCAGAG CCCCACAGGAGAGAAGATTCGAAGCAAAGTTGAGCTGACCCGATACCTGGGCCCTGCATGTGACCTTACCCTCTTCGACTTCAGACAAGGCATCTTGTGCTATCCAGTTCCCAAG ACCCATCCCTTGCCTGCCCccagcaagaagaaaaagaagccttCTAAACCAGCCAAGGCTAAGAAACGTCAGGTTGGGCCCCAGAAGAGTGAGACCAGGAAGGAGACTCCCCGGAAGGAGCATAAGGCTGGCACCAGCGCTGCTGTTGGCTCTGGCTCtgccacaggcacaggcacagctCCAGCCTCATTACCTGCACTTGG GTGCTGTGAGAATTGTGGGATCCGCCTCTCATGGGATGGTATCAAAAGGCAGAGGCTGAAGGCGTTGTGCAAAGACTGCCGAG CACAGAGAATCGCCTTCAACCGAGAACAGAGAATGTTTAGG AGAGTCGGCTGTGGAGAGTGTACGGCTTGCCTGGTAAAAGAAGACTGTGGGGCTTGCTCCATCTGCCGCCTGCAGCTGCCCCATGACGTGGCCTCAGAGCTCTTCTGCAAGTGTGAGCGCAGACGCTGCCTCCGGATTGTGGAGAAG AGCCGAGGGTGTGGAGTGTGCCGGGGTTGTCAGACCCAAGAGGACTGTGGCCGTTGCCGAGTCTGCCTTCGCCCGGCCCGCCCTGGTCTCAAGCGCCAGTGGAGGTGTTTGCAGCGACGCTGCTTTTGG CACTTTGCTCATCGCTTCCGTGGTCACCCTCAAGGATGTCACCAGTGCCCTCCTCAGGTTGTGGTTCCCCCTACT GGTAAGCGTGACCGTCGTAAGGGTGCCTCGAAGGTGGCTGCCCGACATCCCTCCCGAGCCCAGCCCCTGCCTCCGCTTCCtgcatcccagcacccagagccCACAGAGCTG CACATCAGCGACCTAGCGCCCACATCACCTGCTGAGTTCATCTATTACTGTGTAGACGAGGACGAGCTA CCCTACACGAACCACCGGCAGAACCGCAAGTGCGGGGCCTGTGCAGCCTGCCTACGGCGGATGGACTGTGGCCACTGCGACTTCTGCTGCGACAAGCCCAAATTCGGGGGCAGCAACCAGAAGCGCCAGAAGTGTCGTTGGCGCCAGTGCCTGCAGTTTgccatg AAGCGGCTGCTGCCCAGTACTGGGTCAGGGTCTGAGGAGGGAGCAGGACTGCCTCCGTGTCACCCTTGTCGAAAGAGGCCTGGTTCTTCTCGACGACTCCATCTGCGCTCTCCCTCAAAGGCCCCTTTGGCTGTGCTCACCACCCCACCAGGCCCTGCCCAGGCTTCAGCAAAGCAGCAAGCAGGTAGAGGCTTTGTGCTGTCCCCACCCGACACAGACTTTGTGTTTTTACAAGAGGGTGCCGGCAGTCCTGTGCAGGTGCCTGGCCCTGCTGCAGCTTCCTCGGAAGCCCCGTTACAG GAGGCCCAGTGCTGTGCCCAGAGTTGGGGTGTAGCCATGCCCCAGGTGAAGCAGGAGAAGACGGATGCCCCAGAGGAGTGGACAGCAGGCACAGCCTTCCTGACTTCTTCTGCCCTGCAGCCTGGCTACCCTAGCAAG GCACTAGACTCAGACCTTCCACCCGTGAAACAAGAGCCCCCTGGCCCTGAGGAGgatagagaagaaaacagagaagattATATCTCTGAATCAGCcccagaggaggaggcaggaggggttGGCACACCAGTG ATCACGGAGATTTTCAGCCTGGGTGGAACCCGTCTCCGGGATGCAGCAGCCTGGTTGCCAAG gctACATAAACTGTTAGCAGTAAATGAAAATGAGTATTTTACTGAACTGCAGTTGAAAGAAGAAATACTGTAG
- the Mbd1 gene encoding methyl-CpG-binding domain protein 1 isoform X1: MAEDWQDCPALGPGWKRREAFRKSGASCGRSDIYYQSPTGEKIRSKVELTRYLGPACDLTLFDFRQGILCYPVPKTHPLPAPSKKKKKPSKPAKAKKRQVGPQKSETRKETPRKEHKAGTSAAVGSGSATGTGTAPASLPALGCCENCGIRLSWDGIKRQRLKALCKDCRAQRIAFNREQRMFRRVGCGECTACLVKEDCGACSICRLQLPHDVASELFCKCERRRCLRIVEKSRGCGVCRGCQTQEDCGRCRVCLRPARPGLKRQWRCLQRRCFWHFAHRFRGHPQGCHQCPPQVVVPPTGKRDRRKGASKVAARHPSRAQPLPPLPASQHPEPTELHISDLAPTSPAEFIYYCVDEDELQPYTNHRQNRKCGACAACLRRMDCGHCDFCCDKPKFGGSNQKRQKCRWRQCLQFAMKRLLPSTGSGSEEGAGLPPCHPCRKRPGSSRRLHLRSPSKAPLAVLTTPPGPAQASAKQQAGRGFVLSPPDTDFVFLQEGAGSPVQVPGPAAASSEAPLQEAQCCAQSWGVAMPQVKQEKTDAPEEWTAGTAFLTSSALQPGYPSKALDSDLPPVKQEPPGPEEDREENREDYISESAPEEEAGGVGTPVITEIFSLGGTRLRDAAAWLPRLHKLLAVNENEYFTELQLKEEIL; the protein is encoded by the exons ATGGCTGAGGACTGGCAAGACTGCCCAGCCCTGGGCCCTGGCTGGAAGCGACGTGAGGCCTTTCGAAAGTCAGGGGCCTCTTGTGGACGCTCAGACATCTATTATCAGAG CCCCACAGGAGAGAAGATTCGAAGCAAAGTTGAGCTGACCCGATACCTGGGCCCTGCATGTGACCTTACCCTCTTCGACTTCAGACAAGGCATCTTGTGCTATCCAGTTCCCAAG ACCCATCCCTTGCCTGCCCccagcaagaagaaaaagaagccttCTAAACCAGCCAAGGCTAAGAAACGTCAGGTTGGGCCCCAGAAGAGTGAGACCAGGAAGGAGACTCCCCGGAAGGAGCATAAGGCTGGCACCAGCGCTGCTGTTGGCTCTGGCTCtgccacaggcacaggcacagctCCAGCCTCATTACCTGCACTTGG GTGCTGTGAGAATTGTGGGATCCGCCTCTCATGGGATGGTATCAAAAGGCAGAGGCTGAAGGCGTTGTGCAAAGACTGCCGAG CACAGAGAATCGCCTTCAACCGAGAACAGAGAATGTTTAGG AGAGTCGGCTGTGGAGAGTGTACGGCTTGCCTGGTAAAAGAAGACTGTGGGGCTTGCTCCATCTGCCGCCTGCAGCTGCCCCATGACGTGGCCTCAGAGCTCTTCTGCAAGTGTGAGCGCAGACGCTGCCTCCGGATTGTGGAGAAG AGCCGAGGGTGTGGAGTGTGCCGGGGTTGTCAGACCCAAGAGGACTGTGGCCGTTGCCGAGTCTGCCTTCGCCCGGCCCGCCCTGGTCTCAAGCGCCAGTGGAGGTGTTTGCAGCGACGCTGCTTTTGG CACTTTGCTCATCGCTTCCGTGGTCACCCTCAAGGATGTCACCAGTGCCCTCCTCAGGTTGTGGTTCCCCCTACT GGTAAGCGTGACCGTCGTAAGGGTGCCTCGAAGGTGGCTGCCCGACATCCCTCCCGAGCCCAGCCCCTGCCTCCGCTTCCtgcatcccagcacccagagccCACAGAGCTG CACATCAGCGACCTAGCGCCCACATCACCTGCTGAGTTCATCTATTACTGTGTAGACGAGGACGAGCTA CAGCCCTACACGAACCACCGGCAGAACCGCAAGTGCGGGGCCTGTGCAGCCTGCCTACGGCGGATGGACTGTGGCCACTGCGACTTCTGCTGCGACAAGCCCAAATTCGGGGGCAGCAACCAGAAGCGCCAGAAGTGTCGTTGGCGCCAGTGCCTGCAGTTTgccatg AAGCGGCTGCTGCCCAGTACTGGGTCAGGGTCTGAGGAGGGAGCAGGACTGCCTCCGTGTCACCCTTGTCGAAAGAGGCCTGGTTCTTCTCGACGACTCCATCTGCGCTCTCCCTCAAAGGCCCCTTTGGCTGTGCTCACCACCCCACCAGGCCCTGCCCAGGCTTCAGCAAAGCAGCAAGCAGGTAGAGGCTTTGTGCTGTCCCCACCCGACACAGACTTTGTGTTTTTACAAGAGGGTGCCGGCAGTCCTGTGCAGGTGCCTGGCCCTGCTGCAGCTTCCTCGGAAGCCCCGTTACAG GAGGCCCAGTGCTGTGCCCAGAGTTGGGGTGTAGCCATGCCCCAGGTGAAGCAGGAGAAGACGGATGCCCCAGAGGAGTGGACAGCAGGCACAGCCTTCCTGACTTCTTCTGCCCTGCAGCCTGGCTACCCTAGCAAG GCACTAGACTCAGACCTTCCACCCGTGAAACAAGAGCCCCCTGGCCCTGAGGAGgatagagaagaaaacagagaagattATATCTCTGAATCAGCcccagaggaggaggcaggaggggttGGCACACCAGTG ATCACGGAGATTTTCAGCCTGGGTGGAACCCGTCTCCGGGATGCAGCAGCCTGGTTGCCAAG gctACATAAACTGTTAGCAGTAAATGAAAATGAGTATTTTACTGAACTGCAGTTGAAAGAAGAAATACTGTAG